The Corallococcus exiguus genome has a segment encoding these proteins:
- the rplJ gene encoding 50S ribosomal protein L10 — MLKSEKEEMIKDLHEKFARTKTAVLVESSKVNVETVTKLRRKFREGKVEYKVIKNTLARRAAQGTTVSAISDDFTGPVALCISYDDEVAPAKILMDFIKDMETIKVRSAVVAGKKVDANGVKALAKLPGLNELRGMLLGMLNQPAGKLVRTIAAPGSQLARVIQAHADKAQGQ; from the coding sequence GTGCTGAAGAGCGAGAAGGAAGAGATGATCAAGGACCTTCACGAGAAGTTTGCGCGGACCAAGACCGCGGTGCTCGTGGAGTCCTCCAAGGTGAACGTCGAGACCGTCACCAAGCTGCGTCGCAAGTTCCGCGAGGGCAAGGTCGAGTACAAGGTCATCAAGAACACGCTGGCGCGCCGTGCCGCTCAGGGTACGACCGTCTCCGCGATTTCTGATGACTTCACGGGTCCCGTGGCGCTGTGCATCAGCTACGACGACGAGGTGGCTCCTGCGAAGATCCTGATGGATTTCATCAAGGACATGGAGACCATCAAGGTCCGTAGCGCCGTCGTCGCCGGTAAAAAGGTCGACGCCAACGGCGTGAAGGCACTGGCGAAGCTGCCGGGCCTCAATGAGCTGCGCGGGATGTTGCTCGGCATGCTCAACCAGCCTGCAGGCAAGCTGGTCCGGACCATCGCGGCCCCCGGGTCGCAGCTCGCGCGCGTCATCCAAGCGCACGCGGACAAGGCGCAGGGTCAGTAA
- the rplA gene encoding 50S ribosomal protein L1 produces the protein MATNGKKFRASNELVDRNKRYAVAEGFALLKKTVDTRATKYDQTVDVAINLGVDPKHADQMVRGAVVLPHGTGATVRVAVFAKGERATEATNAGADIVGAEDLQKRIEEGFLDFDTVIATPDMMGIVGRLGKVLGPRGLMPNPKVGTVTMDVAKAIRDSKGGKVDFRAEKAGIVHAKMGKASFPADKLEANFNALVDLVMKLKPATAKGVYLQGIAISTTMGPGIKLDTTEILARHR, from the coding sequence ATGGCTACCAATGGAAAGAAGTTCCGCGCGTCCAACGAGCTGGTGGACCGCAACAAGCGCTACGCCGTCGCCGAGGGCTTCGCGCTGCTGAAGAAGACGGTGGATACCCGCGCGACCAAGTACGACCAGACGGTCGACGTCGCCATCAACCTGGGCGTGGACCCGAAGCACGCGGACCAGATGGTCCGTGGCGCCGTGGTGCTCCCGCACGGCACCGGCGCCACCGTGCGCGTGGCCGTGTTCGCCAAGGGCGAGCGCGCCACCGAGGCCACCAACGCAGGCGCGGACATTGTCGGCGCCGAGGACCTCCAGAAGCGCATCGAGGAGGGCTTCCTCGACTTCGACACCGTCATCGCGACGCCGGACATGATGGGCATCGTCGGCCGCCTCGGTAAGGTGCTCGGTCCCCGTGGCCTCATGCCGAACCCGAAGGTCGGCACGGTGACCATGGACGTCGCCAAGGCCATCCGCGACTCCAAGGGCGGTAAGGTCGACTTCCGCGCTGAGAAGGCGGGCATCGTCCACGCGAAGATGGGCAAGGCCTCCTTCCCCGCAGACAAGCTCGAGGCGAACTTCAACGCGCTGGTGGACCTGGTGATGAAGCTCAAGCCGGCCACCGCCAAGGGCGTGTACCTGCAGGGCATCGCCATCTCGACGACCATGGGGCCGGGCATCAAGCTCGACACCACGGAAATCCTGGCGCGTCACCGCTAA
- a CDS encoding EF-Tu C-terminal domain-related protein: VMPGDNIAIEVELITPVAMEKELRFAVREGGRTVGAGVVAEIIA; this comes from the coding sequence GTCATGCCGGGCGACAACATCGCCATCGAGGTGGAGCTCATCACCCCGGTCGCGATGGAGAAGGAGCTCCGGTTCGCCGTTCGCGAGGGTGGCCGTACGGTGGGCGCCGGCGTCGTTGCGGAGATCATCGCCTAG
- the rpmG gene encoding 50S ribosomal protein L33 produces the protein MPKGNRSIISLECTTCKERNYTTTKNKRKSQDKLELSKFCPRCRKHTDHKEGKV, from the coding sequence ATGCCTAAGGGTAATCGCTCCATCATCTCGCTCGAGTGCACCACGTGCAAAGAGCGGAACTACACGACCACGAAGAACAAGCGGAAGAGCCAGGACAAGCTTGAGCTGAGCAAGTTTTGCCCTCGCTGCCGCAAGCACACGGACCACAAGGAAGGCAAGGTCTAG
- the rplL gene encoding 50S ribosomal protein L7/L12 has product MADLNAIAEELSKLTVLEAGELVKMLENKWGVSAAAVAVASAGPAAAAAPVEEKTEFNVVLANAGANKINVIKEIRAITGLGLKEAKDLVEGAPKTVKESVNKDDAKKIKDQLVAAGATVEIK; this is encoded by the coding sequence ATGGCCGATTTGAACGCGATTGCTGAAGAACTCTCGAAGCTCACCGTCCTCGAGGCGGGCGAGCTCGTGAAGATGCTGGAGAACAAGTGGGGCGTTTCCGCCGCCGCCGTGGCCGTTGCCTCCGCGGGCCCCGCCGCCGCCGCCGCTCCTGTTGAGGAGAAGACGGAGTTCAACGTGGTGCTGGCGAACGCCGGCGCCAACAAGATCAACGTCATCAAGGAGATCCGCGCCATCACCGGCCTGGGCCTGAAGGAGGCCAAGGACCTGGTCGAGGGCGCGCCCAAGACGGTCAAGGAAAGCGTCAACAAGGACGACGCCAAGAAGATCAAGGACCAGCTCGTCGCCGCTGGCGCCACCGTCGAGATCAAGTAG
- the secE gene encoding preprotein translocase subunit SecE, with translation MATASEASQQANRSGIDPKRLVVIFYLVTGIVLALFLEHVFGLLWSRFGWSDVELFEGLGWRVSTLVGYVVALALVLAAYFHPRTHTLSIDVASELMKVTWPTWSETRASTMAVVVASLVAAVLLFCIDTVAYNLMVEWLPALWGKL, from the coding sequence ATGGCGACGGCATCTGAGGCCAGCCAGCAGGCTAACCGCTCGGGCATCGACCCCAAGCGGCTCGTGGTCATCTTCTATCTCGTCACCGGCATCGTCCTGGCCCTCTTCCTGGAGCACGTCTTCGGGTTGCTCTGGAGCCGGTTCGGCTGGAGCGACGTGGAGCTCTTCGAAGGCCTCGGCTGGCGTGTGTCGACGCTGGTGGGCTACGTGGTCGCCCTCGCCCTGGTGCTGGCGGCCTACTTTCACCCCCGCACGCACACCCTCTCCATCGACGTGGCGTCCGAGTTGATGAAGGTCACCTGGCCTACCTGGTCGGAGACTCGCGCGTCGACCATGGCCGTGGTCGTCGCCTCGCTGGTGGCGGCCGTTCTGCTCTTCTGCATCGACACCGTCGCCTACAACTTGATGGTGGAGTGGCTGCCTGCCCTGTGGGGGAAGCTGTAA
- the nusG gene encoding transcription termination/antitermination protein NusG produces MAKKWFTVQTYSNYENQAKKNLEEQVRLKGLQDQDLIGEILIPMEQVVEMVNGEKKTTRRKLFPGYIFVQMELSDTTVHLVKNTSKVTGFPGVGQNEQPRPMSDREVERLTAQVTEGAHKAKPKVQFETSDTVRVIDGPFANFNGTVEEVNPEKGRVRVLVSIFGRATPVELDFMQVEKTTG; encoded by the coding sequence ATGGCGAAGAAATGGTTCACGGTCCAGACCTACTCGAACTACGAGAACCAGGCGAAGAAGAACCTGGAAGAGCAGGTGCGCCTCAAGGGCCTGCAGGACCAGGATCTGATTGGTGAGATCCTCATCCCCATGGAGCAGGTCGTGGAGATGGTGAACGGCGAGAAGAAGACCACCCGCCGCAAGCTGTTTCCGGGCTACATCTTCGTCCAGATGGAGCTCAGCGACACCACCGTCCACCTGGTGAAGAACACCTCCAAGGTGACGGGGTTCCCGGGCGTCGGTCAGAACGAGCAGCCCCGGCCCATGTCGGACCGCGAGGTCGAGCGTCTCACCGCGCAGGTCACCGAGGGCGCCCACAAGGCCAAGCCCAAGGTCCAGTTCGAGACCAGCGACACGGTGCGCGTCATCGACGGTCCGTTCGCCAACTTCAATGGCACCGTGGAAGAGGTCAACCCGGAGAAGGGCCGCGTGCGCGTGCTCGTCAGCATCTTCGGCCGTGCGACCCCCGTGGAGCTCGACTTCATGCAGGTGGAGAAGACCACCGGCTAG
- the rplK gene encoding 50S ribosomal protein L11, translated as MKKVTGQVKLQIPAGKANPAPPIGPALGQQGVNIMEFCKQFNAKTQAEAKEGLIIPVIITVYQDRSFTFILKTPPAAILIKKAAGLHTEKKKGSGAKKPGKEKVGQITRKQLEEIANKKIQDTTAASLEACMNTIAGTARSMGIDVVG; from the coding sequence ATGAAGAAGGTCACAGGTCAGGTCAAGTTGCAGATTCCCGCCGGCAAGGCGAACCCCGCCCCGCCGATTGGTCCCGCGCTCGGTCAGCAGGGCGTGAACATCATGGAGTTCTGCAAGCAGTTCAACGCCAAGACGCAGGCGGAGGCCAAGGAGGGTCTGATCATCCCGGTGATCATCACCGTGTATCAGGACCGCTCCTTCACCTTCATCCTGAAGACCCCTCCCGCCGCCATCCTCATCAAGAAGGCCGCGGGTCTCCACACGGAGAAGAAGAAGGGTTCGGGCGCGAAGAAGCCGGGCAAGGAGAAGGTGGGGCAGATCACTCGCAAGCAGCTCGAGGAGATCGCCAACAAGAAGATCCAGGACACCACCGCCGCGTCCCTCGAAGCCTGCATGAACACCATTGCCGGCACCGCGCGCTCCATGGGCATCGACGTCGTCGGTTAG